One window of Micromonas commoda chromosome 1, complete sequence genomic DNA carries:
- a CDS encoding predicted protein — translation MSLRRLVARTFGHSISQPTRLISPPAELLVRAFTDEGEFHAEVSISWHVAIEPTPSSFLTRAVSTFVTYFVPDVSLRSSLAVRRRAGDFIVPTKDSYVVDRSRLEIAGEGNKGVATKGGGGEWERVPTSRLYYPGQSYEADAIAPHIGLDKRSIERQAGSAPLRGSRAHRRLSNVLDYRNARLLNLFVSDAGKILPRRRSRLSAKVHRKAVKHIKTSRVMGISAMTERLQELTKPKK, via the coding sequence ATGTCTCTGCGCAGGCTTGTGGCACGCACGTTCGGGCACTCGATCTCGCAGCCAACGCGGCTCATCAGCCCTCCAGCTGAGCTTCTGGTCCGTGCCTTTACCGATGAAGGCGAGTTTCACGCGGAAGTTTCGATCTCGTGGCACGTCGCCATAGAACCCACCCCGTCTTCTTTTCTGACTCGCGCCGTATCTACGTTCGTAACATATTTTGTGCCTGACGTTTCTCTGCGCTCGTCTCTTGCAGTTCGGAGAAGGGCCGGCGATTTCATCGTCCCGACAAAAGACTCGTATGTTGTGGATCGCAGTCGCCTGGAGATAGCTGGGGAAGGTAACAAGGGCGTGGCGACgaagggaggaggaggtgaatGGGAACGAGTGCCCACGTCTCGGCTCTATTATCCAGGTCAATCCTACGAGGCAGATGCCATTGCCCCACATATCGGACTCGATAAGCGCTCAATAGAGCGCCAGGCAGGAAGCGCGCCATTGCGTGGAAGCCGTGCCCACCGGCGTTTGTCGAATGTGCTGGATTATCGCAACGCTAGGCTACTGAATCTGTTTGTTTCAGACGCAGGAAAGATTCTTCCAAGGCGAAGATCTAGGCTCTCTGCTAAGGTACACCGGAAAGCTGTCAAGCACATTAAGACTTCACGGGTGATGGGCATAAGTGCTATGACAGAGCGCCTTCAAGAACTCACGAAGCCAAAAAAATGA
- a CDS encoding predicted protein, whose translation MIIIELFGTQIRAANLGDSGFRVIRNGNVVFASPPQEHYFNCPFQLGYEPLSDDIDMAIDADEFEVPVQTGDLVIVGSDGLFDNMFDNDIELVVNDALAKVAGTGALSAARAVSDALAVEARKNAEDPLFESPFALEAIRENAVGTTTLAKRSGPLGAFNALATSIASAISGKRLGGKMDDITVVVGAVVATAAAKEDIAEAAHVSKQMQKEADIVRKRASGEEAKTLRSVNLRQEMDLALSQQIMREEAALKVEAAKPPEFSRASIEKMDAPTVRKLLEERGLPTSGKIERLRERLSQVKAK comes from the coding sequence ATGATCATAATCGAGCTATTCGGAACCCAGATCAGAGCTGCAAATCTCGGGGATAGCGGATTCCGAGTTATCCGCAACGGTAACGTTGTGTTTGCCTCTCCACCGCAGGAACACTACTTCAATTGTCCGTTTCAGCTTGGATACGAACCTCTTAGCGACGATATAGATATGGCAATAGATGCTGACGAATTTGAGGTTCCCGTGCAGACAGGCGATCTCGTGATAGTCGGTTCAGACGGGTTGTTCGACAACATGTTTGACAATGATATTGAGCTTGTAGTGAATGACGCACTTGCCAAAGTAGCAGGCACCGGTGCACTTTCGGCTGCTCGAGCTGTTTCCGACGCACTTGCAGTCGAAGCACGAAAAAATGCAGAGGATCCGTTGTTCGAGTCCCCATTTGCCCTCGAGGCGATCAGGGAGAATGCCGTTGGCACGACAACATTGGCAAAACGGAGCGGCCCTCTTGGGGCATTTAATGCATTGGCAACGAGTATAGCTTCAGCAATATCAGGTAAGAGGCTCGGCGGCAAGATGGATGACATCACTGTCGtggtcggcgcggtcgtggcAACTGCCGCGGCCAAGGAAGACATCGCAGAGGCTGCACATGTTAGTAAGCAGATGCAGAAAGAAGCTGACATAGTCAGGAAACGTGCGAGCGGTGAGGAGGCTAAAACATTGCGGTCGGTAAACCTTCGTCAAGAAATGGACCTCGCTCTCAGCCAACAAATAATGCGAGAAGAAGCTGCCCTCAAAGTAGAAGCAGCCAAACCTCCTGAATTCTCGCGGGCGTCAATCGAGAAGATGGATGCGCCGACAGTACGTAAACTACTGGAGGAGCGAGGTTTACCCACAAGTGGCAAGATTGAGAGGCTTCGGGAACGCCTGAGCCAAGTCAAGGCAAAATGA